DNA from Mucilaginibacter mallensis:
ATAGTTATAACTAATAAGATCTTTTTCATTCGATTTTTATTCTATCGGCGCTCTTTTAGTGCCTTCATACAATTCATATTCAAATAAACGGCAATCCAGCTTGCCATTATAAAACTCTATCCTGCGTGCGGCTTTCAAACCTATCTTTTTAGCCAGATCAGGGTTGCCGGTAAACACATAGCCACGGTATCCCAGGCATTTCTGCTTTAAAAAGTCGCCTACACGCTTGTAAGTTATCTCCAGTTTTGTATGGACGCCCAGGCGCTCACCATATTCTGGGTTAAACATTACTATGCCGGGCTCAGCCGGTACAGGCGTGTCCGCAAAATCACAAACGCTAAAATCGATTAAATGTTCTACACCCGCGGTTTTTGCATTCTTTTGGGCGATGTCAACAGCGTCTTCAGATATATCAGTAGCGATGATCTTAAACGTAATATCCTTTTTAGCCTTATCCTTTAATTTACGGCGCTCAACAAAAAACACCTGCTCATCATAACCCATTATGTGCATAAAACCATAATTCATGCGGAAGAGCCCCGGGTGTTTATCAGTTGCCAGTAAAGCAGCCTCAATAGCCAGCGTGCCTGAACCACACATCGGGTTGATGAATGTGCTGTTTCTATCCCAATTGGTAGCTATAATGGTTGATGCCGCCAAAGCCTCCAGCATTGGTGCCTTGCCAGGTATCTTACGATAGCTGTGCTTAGCAAGCGTTTCGCCCGATGTATCCAGGAATATTTCGGCCTTATCATCCTGCCAGTACAGGTGTACAACGGTTTTGTTGCCGTCGGCGCCTGAGTTTGGGCGTAATCCTTTTATGGATTTGATCCGGTCGGCAATAGCATCCTTTACTTTAACATTAGCAAAAAGCGGTGTAAGGATATGCTCGTTGTTAACATTTGAGGTAACAGAAAAATAGCCCGAAAAATCGATCAATTTTTCCCATTCAATCTCAACCAGGTTGTCATATAGTTCTTTGGGATCGTCCGCCTTAAAGCTCTTTAATAAATAAAGTACCTGGCTGGCACAGCGCAGGTTAAGATTTAGGGCGATACAATCGTCAACGGTACCTGTAAGCTCTATGCCGGTTTGAAAAACGCGGTCGGGCGTAAATCCCAATGCCTCAACTTCTTGTTGAAGATAAGGGGATAGCCTTTTGTTACAGGTTATGATTATTTTACTTTCGGTGTGGAAAACTTGCATGATATTTTTGCGAATTTATGAATTAAATATCCCCCATTTTAATTTCATACCATTAACTTTACATTTTAATACTTTTTAAAGCTATGGAAATTAAAGGTAAGGTACATGAAGTGGCTCCAACCGTACAGGTTACTGAATCACTTAAGAAGAGAGAACTGATACTTGAATATATTGAAAACCCTCAATATCCCGAATATTTAAAGTTCGAGGCGATACAGGATCGTTGCAATTTGTTGGATAGTGTTAAGGTAGGCGATGATGTTGAAGTGTTCTTCAACCTTAAAGGCCGCCCATGGACCGATAAGGCCGGGAAAAAGAGCTATTTTAACTCTATGCAATTATGGAAAGTGAACGTATTGGCAGGCGCTAACAGCGCAGCTGCACCAGCATATGCACCTCCTGCTGATATCAGCTCAGCACCTGAGGATGATGATTTGCCGTTTTAATTGAGTTTGCAGTTGGTAGTGGGCAGTTTGCAGTGAACAGTTAATAGTTTGCAGCAGGCAGTCCTCAGTTTGCTGATAAACATTAAGCATACTAAAATAAAAGAGAGCTATAAATATTTATAGCTCTCTTTTTATGTGGCCTATTGCCAACTGAGGACTGCTTACTGCAAACTGCCCGCTGAAGACTACATCTGGTCCTTATATATCTTTTTCACGGCAAGCTTATCGCCTTGTTTTATGCGCAGGTAATAAATACCGTTTAAGCCAAGCGGGAAAGTTTTACTGAAACTGCCTTTTAAAGCCTTATCGCTCCATATTACATTTCCCTTGCTATCTTTAAGCATTACTTCGGCTATAGCTTTTGATGGCAGGTTGAACATCAAAACAGTTATCCCTGCTGAAAATTCAGGTACTATGTTCAAATCGGTTACGTCTAATTTATCCAGTTGTGCTTTTTCAGGTGTGCTGGCCATATTGTTTAGCGGGCCGCTGGGTTCTGTTACACGGTAGCTTACATGTGTGCTAACACCATTATTGTCAGTAGTTATGTAATTAAAGTCCTGGGTGTTTTTACGGCTGAAATCCATCATCGGGTCTTCGGTCATCGTTTTAGACCGCCATTGCTCCCTGTTCATTTTACCGGCGGTTGAATCCTTAAACCTGTATTTCATCACCACGGTTTTATGGCGGGTATTACTAGCTATAACAGGTGCCTGACCAGGAACGCTCTTTATTGCGGCTATTTGCCCGATATCTTTTAGGGCAGCCTGTCTTTCTTTTCCTGATAGCTGTTTAATGTTCGTGCCATTTATTGTAGTATCACCATTAACAATAGTGATCTGCTCATCCTTGGTGCTTTGGCCAAAAACTAATGGGGGTAAACCTAATACGGCAAACAAACTCAATGTGAAAATGAATTCAAAACCAGGTTTTATTATCGACTTTTTCATGGGGTATTTATTTTTGTAATGTCAAAGTTAGCAAACAGTTGTATGCCAATATGTAACAACAACGTTATAATGTATAATATTGTGTTAAAATTTGTTAAAAGGAACACTTCTCTGTTTATTTAAAATATTTTTGCTTTAATACATGAAAAAGCGAAGTATCGGTATAATCATCGGGCTAATGAGTTTTGCCTTAATAGGAGTAATTGCTATGCAGTTATACTTCCTGTGGCAATCTTATGATATGCAGTCGAAACTTTTCGACCGCTCGGTTAGTGAGGCGCTTAGTAATGTGGTGGCCAAGGTTGATAAACAGGATGCTATTAACTTTTTGAATGAGAAGGCACAAAACCATATCCAGGCACAATTGAGTTACACTGCATCAAAAAGAGCAGCCGGTAATACTGAGAATCCCAATTTTCCGCTTTATAAAAAATCAAGAAAACACTTAACAAACCGCGAACGCCGGATAGCCTTATTGCGCGATAGCCTTAGGCGCATGATGGCTAATAATGAGCTGGAAGGGCTTATACAAAACGGCTCTATAAAATTCCAGTTACGTATTGATGAATATACTGATGAGTTTGGAGAGGTGCACGGCCGTATTGCGCCGGTAATACTGCGCAGCGATAAGATAACCACATCAATAAACGAAAAAAAGCCGCAAAAGCTGCATAAATATGATACCCTGCTTGTTAGATATACCGACCCGCAGTTTGGCAACCAGGTAATATCGGTACCGCAAATAAACCCTTTATGGCAGCAGGATCATGACCGCAAGCAAAGGGAAAAACAGTTCAGGCTGGTGCAAAAGATGCTGGAAACAGATTCATTACAAAACCTTAACAACGGCCACACACAAACAGCGGTAATTGCTAATCTGGCAGAGGAATATCAAAATTTAGGTCAGCCATTACGCCGTCGTATCAATGCCATCTGGATCGATTCATTACTGCGTTATGAGCTGCATAATCAAGGTATTAACCTGCCTTTCAGCGTAGAGATATTAACAGCAAATAACGACTCGCTCATATTTTCAAAAGCGATGGATACTACCGGGGCGAAACCGGTGTTTACGGCTGCAGATACCTATCAAACATCCATATTCAGCAAGGATGTGATCCGTGACCCTGGTAAGATCAAGCTGGCGTTTCCTCAGAAAAATTCCTTAATATTAACCAAGATGACGGCCAATATGGCAACAACCGGAGGTTTGCTTTTTGTGCTGATATTTTGCTTTGGTTATACCATATTCTCCATCATCAGGCAAAAGAAAGTATCTGAGATGAAAACTGATTTCATCAATAACATGACCCACGAGTTTAAAACGCCTGTATCAACCATAATGATAGCCAGCGAGGCTTTAAAGGATCATGAAATAGTGGCGGATGCAAGCCGTGTATCAAGGCTGGCTAATATCATTTATGAAGAAAACGCCCGCTTGGGTAGCCATATTGAACGTGTGCTGAACGTAGCCCGGATTGAGAAGAACGATTTTAAACTGGATAAAAAACCATTGGATGTAAATGAGATGATCTCGATTGTGATTGATAGCATGCAGCTTAAACTGCAGAAACACAATGTGATATTATCAATGAACCTGGATGCCATAAACGCTATAGTTTTGGCTGATGAGCTTCACTTCTCCAACCTGATATATAATCTTATAGATAACGCCATAAAATACAGCACAGGTACGCCTGAAATTACCATCAGCACCGCTAATAAAACCGATCAGATCGTCATTAAAGTGGCTGATAAGGGTATAGGTATGAGCCGTGATCAGCAAACAAAAATATTTGAGCAATTCTACCGCATACCTACCGGTAATTTACATGATGTTAAAGGCTTTGGCCTGGGATTAAGCTATGTAAATACGATAGTAAAAAGACTAAATGGCGTTATCAGCGTAAGATCTGAAAAAGATAAAGGCTCGGATTTTGAATTGAAATTTCCGTTAGCATAAATAAGTCGGAAAGACCGGGAGTCGGAAAGTCCGAAAGAAGGTTGGACGTATACAGACATAAAATAATCTTCCGGACTTTCGGTCTTACCGACTTCCGGACTAAATAAACACATGAAAAAAATATTACTGGTTGAAGATGATCCGAACCTTGGTTTACTGCTACAGGATTACCTGCAGCTAAAAGGGAAATTCGATGTTGTTTTATGCAAGGATGGCGAAGAAGGATTGCGCGCTTTTACCAAACAAACCTATGACCTGCTCATACTTGATGTAATGATGCCCAAAAAGGATGGCTTTACACTGGGAAAGGAAATAAGAAAGATAAACAGCTACGTGCCTATAATTTTCGCTACGGCTAAGGGGATGATAGAGGACAAGATGCAGGCGTTTAATTTAGGCGGTGATGATTATATAACCAAGCCTTTCAGGATTGAAGAATTATTGCTGCGGATAAATGCCTTGTTGAAACGCACTGAAAATTCGGATAAAAAAGAAGAGGAAAAACAGTCGCACTTTAAAATAGGGCGTTACGAGTTTGATTATACCAACCAGATCATAACTATCGGCGATGGCCATCAAAAGCTCTCCACAAAAGAAGCTGAGCTTTTGCGCCTGCTGTGCCTGCGTAAAAACGAGGTGCTAACCCGGGAAGAGGCCTTGCTGAATATATGGCACGATGATAACTACTTTAATGGCCGCAGTATGGATGTGTTTTTAAGTAAAATACGCAAGTATCTTAAAGACGACCCTAATGTGGAGATCATTAATGTACACGGGCGCGGTTATAAGCTGCTGATAAACTAATCGTTTATCTCTTCGCCAAAGTGGATGATGTTACCATTATTATCCAGTATGCTGAACTGTTTCATTTTCCAGGGCATTTCCTGTAGTTTGCCATTTGGGTGAATTACACCAAGCGGCTCAAGTTCGGCATACAGTTTATCAACATCGGTTACATTAATATAACAGCCGGTAGCTTTAGGGATCTCCGGGTCCTTACAGGGCCATAAATGCAGGATAATTTTGTCGCGCCCTAATATCAAATACCCCTCCCAGCTGGAGTAGAAAGTGAAACCTAATTTTTGGGTATAGAAACTTATGGTTTCCTGTTCATTTAATGAAGCTAAAACTGGTACTGCTGATTTGAGCATATGTTAGGGGGTATGTCTTTACGTATTTGATTTATTTTGTTCTTCTATGCTCCACGCCTTAAAATAGGTTCTATCTAATGGTGGCGGCTGATTTTCCGGATAATTATAGGCAACGCTATTCAAATAATTAGCTATACGCAACCGTTCCTGCCACGTAAGTGATTGATAATAAGTTGCATGATCCGAAGCTTCTTCGGCGGTTTGCGCTTTAAAAGCGGTCCTGTCTAACCGAAATGTACTCATATTCAAATATACTTCAAAAAAGCCTTGTAACAACGTAATTTTGGTGTGTATTATTTAATTCTTTATCCTGTCATCAAATACAAAAGGCTGTGCTTTTATCAGCCTGATAGATGCAAAATCCTGATGATTTGGGTTGATCAAATAATTAACCTCCTCGTTTACTATGGATGATGGTACCTGTAGTATGGCCGACTCATTTTCCCTGATCCATCTTTCGCCAATGCTTTGGGTTATGGTCATTTGGTCAAAGTCTGTCCAGTTTTTGGGGAGGTCGTCAAGGGAGATGGTTTTTATTTTGATATGATCGGGGCATTCAATGGTTAGGATGCTGAACAGTTGGCTAAGCCCTACCTGGTTGCGGTGTACAACATTTTCAAGACAAGCCAATGAGCGCGATGAAGCGGTATAGATCATCTCCACCTCGTTAGGATTCCAGCGCGCGGCCCTGCCCGAGGCAATTAGTTTGCCTGCATATTTAGCAAGTGCTATCCTGTATACTAACATGGTTTAAGCCAGATCGCCGAATTCAATGCGGGTAAGCTCCTCAGTGATTAATTGTATGCCGGTTATGGTATCCATTAAATCAAAGGGCAATTGCTTGCCAAGGCCATAGGAGGGCGTATTAAGCCATTGATGAAAAGCGTTGGCTGTACCGAAGATTTCAACACCCTTATCAAATAATGCGAATGATTTAAGTAGTTTTTCACTTAAAGCAGCATCAAGCGTTAGCTCACGGGTAACGTGGTTTTGTATGGTTTTAACAGTTGTTTTAAACGTTTCCTGAAACTCATCCTGTGTAAAACCTGATAACGAAAGAAAATCCAAAGCAGCTTTGGCATTCAACCCTTTTTTTGAACGGGTTAAGAGGCTGATATCATCAATATATGCCGGCCGGTAGCTATAAAAAACTTCAGGCTCTGCTAATAAGTTAGCAGCATGCTCAACCACATAAGGAGCATTTTTTTTAACTTTTGCAGATGTGCTTTTTTGTTTCGCAACCATAATTTCCTTTTTAATACTCAAATATAGAAATTTTTCCATAGAAAAAAGAAATATTTCCACATTAAATTTAGTGTGGAAATCATATACTTGTTTAAGTACTAAACTTTAATTCAGCTCAATACGCTGATGCTGGTAGGGTATCTCTACATGCATAAAGCCATTTTCATTCAGCGTTTTACTGAAATGCTGCTGCACCTCGTATTCGCCATGTACTAAAAAGAGCTGCTTCACTTTTGCAGGATCCTGGCAATTGAGGAAATGGAGCAAATCTTCATAATCGCCATGGGCGCTCATTGATTTTATGGAGCGCACTTCGGCTTTAACTTCATATACTTCACCAAAAATATGCACCTCATGATCACCATACAGCAAACGGCCACCTAGTGAATTCGGCTCGCAATAGCCCACCATTAAAATGGTGTTTTTTTGATTGCCGATATTATTCTTTATATGATGCTTTACCCTACCCGCCTCTGCCATGCCCGACGATGAGATGATCACGCAGGGCCTCGGGTCGCTGTTCAAAGCAATTGATTCCTCTGTCGATTCTATAAAACGGAGGCCCTTAAAGGCAAAAGGATTTGCATCAACCTTTAAAACATCGTTTACGGCTTTGTTATATACCTCTGGATGGTTCATTAATACCTCGGTTGCTTTTTCTGATAGCGGACTATCAACATAATAAGGTACATCGGGCAAAATTCCCTTTAGTTCCAGCGAGTTTAAGGCATAAAGCAATTCTTGTGTACGCCCAACGCTAAATGCGGGGATAATTACCTTCCCGTTTTTTACAAGACAGGTTTGTTTAATTATCTCAAGTAAAGCATCGGCAATGGGTTCCAATTGTTTATGCAGCGAATCGCCATAGGTTGATTCCAGCAAAATATAATCAGCCTGCGGAAAGGTTTGTGGACTTTTCAGCAGCAGATCGCCATAGCGGCCAACATCGCCGCTAAAAGTTATATTGGTATACTTGCCATTTTCTAGTATAGATAAATGTACAGCCGCACTACCCAAAATATGCCCGGCATCAGTAAATTGAAATTTTATGCGTGATGTTATTTCAAATTCCTCGTGGTATTCAACAATTTTAAACAGGCGCATGGCATCCATTACCTGCTCCTCGTCATATAAGGCCTCTAATAACGGCAGGCCTTTTCTGGCCCGGTGCTTATTGCTGTAAGCAACATCCTGCATTTGTATTTTGGCAGAATCCAGCAGAAGTATCCGCACCAGGTCCATGGTTGCCGATGTGCAATAGATAGGTCCCTCAAAACCCTCGGCAACAAGGCGCGGTATCAATCCGCAATGGTCAATATGTGCATGCGACAGGATCATATGGCCCACCTTTTTAGGGTTGAAACCGAAATGCTCATTCAACTCATCGGTTTGGTCACCCATACCCTGGAACATGCCGCAATCCAGCAACACTGTTGTGCCGTCGTTTAATTGAACTAAATGTTTACTGCCGGTAACGTTACGGGCAGCGCCATGGAAAGTTATATGCATTTGCTATTTTATAGGTTGAATTGAGAACTAAAGTAAGCTATAATAGTTTATAATTAAAAACAACTAAAAATTTAGTTTGGAAATATCAAATATAACTAATACCTTAGTTTAAATTTATTTTTGATCCCCTACAAATATGGAAATTAAAGAATTAACACGAGCGGAAGAACAACTGATGCAGGTATTATGGCAACTGCAAAAGGGCTTTGTAAAAGATGTTATGGAGCAATTACCCGAGCCCAAGCCGGCTTACAACACGGTATCAACCATCATCAGGATATTGGAGACCAAGGGCTTTGTTGGTCACACGGCCTTTGGTAAAAGCCATGAATACCATCCGCTTATCAGCAAGGAGGAATACCAGAATTTCGCTACCGATAAGTTGATGAACGGCTACTTTGATAATTCGGTTAAGCACATGTTCTCCTACTTTGTAAAAAAGGAGAAAATCGACCTGAAAGAAGCCGATGAGATAATGAAACTAATTGAAAAACTTAAAAATCAATAACTATGAGCTGGTGGCAATATTTATTACTGGTAAATGTTTACCTGGTGTTATTTTTCGGGTTTTATGCTTTGTTGCTGCGCAAGGAAACATTTTTTCAGCTTAACAGGATTTACCTGGTAAGCGCGGCACTGCTGTCGTTTTTTATACCGGTTATACAGGCCGATTGGGTGAAAAACCTGTTTATAACGCAGACGGTACATTACAGCATATATGGTGGCACCCCGGTTGTGATCTCGCAAATTAAACCCATTACCGATGCTCCTTTTAATATCGGCCAGGTGCTTACGGCTGTATACCTTACAGGGGTGCTGTTTTTAGTAGTAAGACTCGTATGGCAGCTTATCTCCATAAAAAAGATCATCGATCAGCCTGAGCAAACAGCAGCTTATTCTTTCTTTAAAAAGATAAGAATGGATAAGCAGACTGAAGACAACCATATTATTGCCGCTCACGAGCAGGTACATGCCAAACAATGGCATTCGGCAGATGTACTGATAATTGAGGCGGTTATGATCATAAACTGGTTTAATCCGGTGGTGTACTTTTACCGTTATGCCATAAAACATATACACGAATTTATTGCCGATAACCACGCCCTTAAAGCAGGTACCAACAAGGCCGATTATGCCTTGATGTTGTTAACCCAAACCTTTAATGCGCCATCGCATCATTTAGTAAATAGTTTTTTTAACAGCAGCTTACTTAAACAACGCATCATTATGTTACAGAAAAATAAATCGCAGCGCACAGCGCTCATTAAATATGGACTTTCCGCTCCACTGTTTATTTTAATGCTGATATTATCATCAGCAACAGTAAATAATAGCAAAGCGGTTACACGGGTTAATAAAATAGCCCAAAAGGTTTTTGAAATATCTGCGGATTCATCCATGCTAACCCATATAACAACGGTAAACATTAAGCCTGCTGATTCACCATCGGTTGCTCAAGAAATAGCATCGACCAACAAAAAGATAGACAACACGGTTGCCAAAGAAATTACGGTTGTAGAGTTTAAGGCAATTCCCCGGACTGATACAGTAGCTAAAGATCTTGTATTTAACGCGGTTGAAACTGCACCTGAATTTCCGGGAGGTTTGCCAGCGTTCTATGAATTTTTAAGTAAAACTATCCGTTACCCTGCTACAGACCGCGAGAATAAGGTACAGGGCAAGGCAATAATAACTTTTATTGTTGAAGAAGATGGTAGCCTTACTAATGTAAAGGGATTAAGAGGGCCTAGTGAAACCATAATTGATGAATCTATAAGGGCTGTTAGCCTATCACCAAGCTGGAAACCCGGAATGCAAAATGGTAAAAAGGTAAGGGTGCAATATACCGTGCCTGTATCATTTACATTAAATGATGAGGATGATCAAAAAGGAACCGGACAAATTAGTAATGTTGTTATTGTAGGCGCTCCCAAAACGGATACCACGAACAACAAAAGGCCGGTTA
Protein-coding regions in this window:
- a CDS encoding THUMP domain-containing class I SAM-dependent RNA methyltransferase, with translation MQVFHTESKIIITCNKRLSPYLQQEVEALGFTPDRVFQTGIELTGTVDDCIALNLNLRCASQVLYLLKSFKADDPKELYDNLVEIEWEKLIDFSGYFSVTSNVNNEHILTPLFANVKVKDAIADRIKSIKGLRPNSGADGNKTVVHLYWQDDKAEIFLDTSGETLAKHSYRKIPGKAPMLEALAASTIIATNWDRNSTFINPMCGSGTLAIEAALLATDKHPGLFRMNYGFMHIMGYDEQVFFVERRKLKDKAKKDITFKIIATDISEDAVDIAQKNAKTAGVEHLIDFSVCDFADTPVPAEPGIVMFNPEYGERLGVHTKLEITYKRVGDFLKQKCLGYRGYVFTGNPDLAKKIGLKAARRIEFYNGKLDCRLFEYELYEGTKRAPIE
- a CDS encoding DUF3127 domain-containing protein; the encoded protein is MEIKGKVHEVAPTVQVTESLKKRELILEYIENPQYPEYLKFEAIQDRCNLLDSVKVGDDVEVFFNLKGRPWTDKAGKKSYFNSMQLWKVNVLAGANSAAAPAYAPPADISSAPEDDDLPF
- a CDS encoding sensor histidine kinase — encoded protein: MKKRSIGIIIGLMSFALIGVIAMQLYFLWQSYDMQSKLFDRSVSEALSNVVAKVDKQDAINFLNEKAQNHIQAQLSYTASKRAAGNTENPNFPLYKKSRKHLTNRERRIALLRDSLRRMMANNELEGLIQNGSIKFQLRIDEYTDEFGEVHGRIAPVILRSDKITTSINEKKPQKLHKYDTLLVRYTDPQFGNQVISVPQINPLWQQDHDRKQREKQFRLVQKMLETDSLQNLNNGHTQTAVIANLAEEYQNLGQPLRRRINAIWIDSLLRYELHNQGINLPFSVEILTANNDSLIFSKAMDTTGAKPVFTAADTYQTSIFSKDVIRDPGKIKLAFPQKNSLILTKMTANMATTGGLLFVLIFCFGYTIFSIIRQKKVSEMKTDFINNMTHEFKTPVSTIMIASEALKDHEIVADASRVSRLANIIYEENARLGSHIERVLNVARIEKNDFKLDKKPLDVNEMISIVIDSMQLKLQKHNVILSMNLDAINAIVLADELHFSNLIYNLIDNAIKYSTGTPEITISTANKTDQIVIKVADKGIGMSRDQQTKIFEQFYRIPTGNLHDVKGFGLGLSYVNTIVKRLNGVISVRSEKDKGSDFELKFPLA
- a CDS encoding response regulator transcription factor; the encoded protein is MKKILLVEDDPNLGLLLQDYLQLKGKFDVVLCKDGEEGLRAFTKQTYDLLILDVMMPKKDGFTLGKEIRKINSYVPIIFATAKGMIEDKMQAFNLGGDDYITKPFRIEELLLRINALLKRTENSDKKEEEKQSHFKIGRYEFDYTNQIITIGDGHQKLSTKEAELLRLLCLRKNEVLTREEALLNIWHDDNYFNGRSMDVFLSKIRKYLKDDPNVEIINVHGRGYKLLIN
- a CDS encoding bleomycin resistance protein, with the translated sequence MLKSAVPVLASLNEQETISFYTQKLGFTFYSSWEGYLILGRDKIILHLWPCKDPEIPKATGCYINVTDVDKLYAELEPLGVIHPNGKLQEMPWKMKQFSILDNNGNIIHFGEEIND
- a CDS encoding RES family NAD+ phosphorylase, translated to MLVYRIALAKYAGKLIASGRAARWNPNEVEMIYTASSRSLACLENVVHRNQVGLSQLFSILTIECPDHIKIKTISLDDLPKNWTDFDQMTITQSIGERWIRENESAILQVPSSIVNEEVNYLINPNHQDFASIRLIKAQPFVFDDRIKN
- the parS gene encoding type II RES/Xre toxin-antitoxin system antitoxin; the protein is MEKFLYLSIKKEIMVAKQKSTSAKVKKNAPYVVEHAANLLAEPEVFYSYRPAYIDDISLLTRSKKGLNAKAALDFLSLSGFTQDEFQETFKTTVKTIQNHVTRELTLDAALSEKLLKSFALFDKGVEIFGTANAFHQWLNTPSYGLGKQLPFDLMDTITGIQLITEELTRIEFGDLA
- a CDS encoding MBL fold metallo-hydrolase RNA specificity domain-containing protein; amino-acid sequence: MHITFHGAARNVTGSKHLVQLNDGTTVLLDCGMFQGMGDQTDELNEHFGFNPKKVGHMILSHAHIDHCGLIPRLVAEGFEGPIYCTSATMDLVRILLLDSAKIQMQDVAYSNKHRARKGLPLLEALYDEEQVMDAMRLFKIVEYHEEFEITSRIKFQFTDAGHILGSAAVHLSILENGKYTNITFSGDVGRYGDLLLKSPQTFPQADYILLESTYGDSLHKQLEPIADALLEIIKQTCLVKNGKVIIPAFSVGRTQELLYALNSLELKGILPDVPYYVDSPLSEKATEVLMNHPEVYNKAVNDVLKVDANPFAFKGLRFIESTEESIALNSDPRPCVIISSSGMAEAGRVKHHIKNNIGNQKNTILMVGYCEPNSLGGRLLYGDHEVHIFGEVYEVKAEVRSIKSMSAHGDYEDLLHFLNCQDPAKVKQLFLVHGEYEVQQHFSKTLNENGFMHVEIPYQHQRIELN
- a CDS encoding BlaI/MecI/CopY family transcriptional regulator, which gives rise to MEIKELTRAEEQLMQVLWQLQKGFVKDVMEQLPEPKPAYNTVSTIIRILETKGFVGHTAFGKSHEYHPLISKEEYQNFATDKLMNGYFDNSVKHMFSYFVKKEKIDLKEADEIMKLIEKLKNQ
- a CDS encoding M56 family metallopeptidase, whose translation is MSWWQYLLLVNVYLVLFFGFYALLLRKETFFQLNRIYLVSAALLSFFIPVIQADWVKNLFITQTVHYSIYGGTPVVISQIKPITDAPFNIGQVLTAVYLTGVLFLVVRLVWQLISIKKIIDQPEQTAAYSFFKKIRMDKQTEDNHIIAAHEQVHAKQWHSADVLIIEAVMIINWFNPVVYFYRYAIKHIHEFIADNHALKAGTNKADYALMLLTQTFNAPSHHLVNSFFNSSLLKQRIIMLQKNKSQRTALIKYGLSAPLFILMLILSSATVNNSKAVTRVNKIAQKVFEISADSSMLTHITTVNIKPADSPSVAQEIASTNKKIDNTVAKEITVVEFKAIPRTDTVAKDLVFNAVETAPEFPGGLPAFYEFLSKTIRYPATDRENKVQGKAIITFIVEEDGSLTNVKGLRGPSETIIDESIRAVSLSPSWKPGMQNGKKVRVQYTVPVSFTLNDEDDQKGTGQISNVVIVGAPKTDTTNNKRPVTLMLTGMTAEPLYVIDGKKAKPDDLKAIDPSNIESITVLKDKSAETIYGKDGKNGVIVITMKKKK